The genomic DNA ATTATCCGTTGTGATAATCGGCTTACCCATCGCGCCCGCTTCTAGTAGGGATTTCGGAACTCCCTCACGGTAAAAAGAAGGCAGTACCACACAATCAACCTCTGCCATCTCATCCTCGACGTTGTCGGAGACACCTAAATAAGTAACGACACCTTCGTCGACCCATTGTTGCATCTCTTCTTTACTTACCGCTGTTGGGTTATTAACCCCTACAAATCCAAGCAAACGGCACTCTACACTATCACCGTATTCTGCTTTTAACTTTCGGGCCGCTTCAACATAATGACCAATCCCCTTGTCATACAGCATTCTTGCTACGACTAAAAACCGCACCTTGCCGTCTTCATCGCTGGGGCGAGCAGAAAAACGTGATAAATCCACACCTGATCCCGGCAACCGATCAGTGATCGATGGGTTTGCTAGGTGATTATCTAAAAACAACGCTTTGTCATCTTCGTTTTGGAAAAAAATTGTATTCGCAAAGCGTTGGCTAAATTTATATAGCCATTTTGCAATTGTTGCTGACACACCTTGATTGATAAAGATAGCCCCAAGACCAGCAATGTTATTTACCGACTTCCCACCGAAAATCTTTGCAGCTACTGTGCTATAAATATTATTTTTTGGCGTAAAGTTCAATACAACGTCGGGGCGTACATTTCTGTAAATCGATAAGAACCCAATAAAGGCCTTAAAATCCTTGAGCGGATTCGTCCCTCCCTGATCGATATCAATCGGTACATACTGTGCACCTAGTGCTTCGAGCCTTACTGAGTACTCATCTTTGGGTGCAATTGCGTAGACTTGATAACCTTTTTTAATCAATGCTTGAATGGTGTTTTTTCGAAAGTTGTAGAGGTACCAACTGGTGTTAGACGTAATTACAATAGTGTCTATTTTTACTTTACTCACCCCACCAACTCCCAAGTAAAAAATCATTCTCTTTGGTATTTATTTTATCCCACCCACTGGCAGGACAAAATGTCATCTCTCCAAAATATATCTTTTCGTCCACATTAAAGAGGTCAATCCTAACATATGGAAAACCCTCGGCTAAACCGTCAACTATTTCAATCATTTCTCCAATATTTCTTGGAATTTCAATAGTGTTGGGGCCATGGCTATATCCAGAAAATTGAATCTCAGACTTGCACCCATTTAAGTCATATAGTGTTTTAGTACAGTTCTTTGTATTGTATTCGGAGTTAATTTGTAACAAATATCTAGTTTCACCCTTACTATGAAATCTATGAAACTTATAGTCTAGAAGAGGGGTTCTATCATTGTTTTTTATTCTATTTTCAATAATAATCTTAGGCTCTTCAATATCATAAAAATGTTCATCAACAATCTTTCCCATTTTAACTTTTAGATATCGATTGAAATCAGAGCATAATCTTTCAAGATCCAATTTTTCCTTATCTTCAACTACGAGAACATTTTTACCACCGCCACCATTAGATGCTTTGATAACAAACTCATTGGGCAAGCTATCAAAGTCATTCAAATTCAAAAAATCTTTTACTTTAACAACTGGAATCAAATACTCTTTTCCTATTTTTCTTTCGACATACTCCCTAACAGTATACTTATCAACAAATAGAGAGTATTTTTTAGGGTTATCGTCAAACTTTCTTGATATGATTTTTTCAGAAAATGTTCTAGGAAAAGAGCGACAACAAAAATAGTGATGCGTTAAAAAGAACCTAGCTTTGGAATATAATTCAGCCCCTAATAAAATGCGTAGAAAATCTCGTAGAATGTCCAAACCATCCACCTCTAATATAAAAGCCACTTTTTTTCATAAGACCCTGAGCACCTCAAGGTTCATAAAACCTAACACGACCATAAAAAGGTCGACTAAAAACAAAAAAAAGAGTAAGCATTTTTAAAGCGATAATATTTATTTTAAAAAACTATAAAAGCCATCCAAGAAAGCATTATATGAAAAACTTTCTTTTACAAAACATCTAGAGTCGGACTTTTCTTCATGCACTAATGCTTTCTTTATTAGTTCATCAAATTCATTTTTAAAGTTGGGCTCTATCGCTCTACTATTTGTATACAAGCCTAAATTGTCATTTTTTATTATATCAGTAACACCATCTACCCTCGAACTGATAACATAACAGTTATTCAACAATGCTTCAATAAGCACTCGAGGTAAACCCTCTTTATGACTAGCAAAGAGAAAATAATCGGAGAATGCCAAATATTGGTCAACAAACGGTGTCGATGATATAAAACAAACCTGAGATGTGATACATGCTTTCTCTACAAAAGCCTCTACTTCTTCAAGATATTTTTCATCCTCCTGAGAAGTAGGGCTTCCTAAAACATAAAGAAATTTATCTTTTAGCTCTATGCGATTGAAGGCTTCTATAACAGCAAGTGTGTTTTTACGTCTGCATATACTCCCTACAGTAATGAAGACTGTATCATTATTTGAATGAGTTTTTGAAATTTCATTCTGTGTCGTATGAAACTCGAAACCGGTGTGTAATACTTCAAATTTACCTCGGTACTTTGAAAGCTCTTGCTCCGTAAAAGAACCTTTACAATCGCTAGATATAAGTAATATTTTATAAGATAGACGCGCGGCTAGTCCAGTTATAAATTTAATTCTATCATTAATCCTCACATACCAAATTACTTTTTTCTTATTTATATATAGAAATGGCAGGTAATAGAGGAAACTTCTTATATCATTAACACATATCGAATCAGACTCTCTCATACTTTGCAAAAGAGAAACATTCTTAAACCATGCAAAAAAGACAAGGATGGGAAGATAAAATTTTTCTATTATAGATAAGTCTTTTCTTGACCTCATTGCTTTACTAGGAATTGGATATATATGACACTCTAGATCCAGTTCCTTACATCTTTTAGATAGCTTTCCCTCTCTACTCGTTGATATGACAACGTCCATATTCATTTTATGCTGCAGTCCATGAGCTAGGCTCAACATACTTTTTTGTGCACCGTAAACTGCTGCACTATAGCTTTCTAAAAAAAGTACTTTTTTACTTGATAAAGTCATAATATTCTTTAGTTATATGTTCAATGCTGTATTTATTCAACGTGTTCGCTAGTTTTTCCGAATCCCACTCTTTACTTGTAGCTTGAGATATCCCGGTAGCTAAGTCTCGGATATTTAAATGCTCGACTAGTATGCCATTATCCTTTTCAATTATATCTCTTGGTCCACTAGGACAATCGTATGAAACAATCGGCGTACCTACAGCCAAAGACTCAAGAAGTACATTTGGGAACCCCTCATTATAAGAGGATAATACGGTGACTGCTGCGTTATAGAACAATGGTAGCGTGTCCCTCTGATATCCTAAAAACTCTACCGAGTCACCAACTCCAAGCTGTTTGCATAGATTCATTAGTCGTTCTTTTTCTGGCCCATCGCCAACTATTTTTAGTTTATAGCCAGAAACCTGCCGACTAAATTCTTTAAAAGCTTTTATTGTATCATCAACATTTTTTTGCTCAACTAATCTACCTACAAATAGTATGTAGTCGTTCT from Salinivibrio kushneri includes the following:
- a CDS encoding ATP-grasp fold amidoligase family protein, with product MAFILEVDGLDILRDFLRILLGAELYSKARFFLTHHYFCCRSFPRTFSEKIISRKFDDNPKKYSLFVDKYTVREYVERKIGKEYLIPVVKVKDFLNLNDFDSLPNEFVIKASNGGGGKNVLVVEDKEKLDLERLCSDFNRYLKVKMGKIVDEHFYDIEEPKIIIENRIKNNDRTPLLDYKFHRFHSKGETRYLLQINSEYNTKNCTKTLYDLNGCKSEIQFSGYSHGPNTIEIPRNIGEMIEIVDGLAEGFPYVRIDLFNVDEKIYFGEMTFCPASGWDKINTKENDFLLGSWWGE
- a CDS encoding glycosyltransferase family 4 protein, giving the protein MSKVKIDTIVITSNTSWYLYNFRKNTIQALIKKGYQVYAIAPKDEYSVRLEALGAQYVPIDIDQGGTNPLKDFKAFIGFLSIYRNVRPDVVLNFTPKNNIYSTVAAKIFGGKSVNNIAGLGAIFINQGVSATIAKWLYKFSQRFANTIFFQNEDDKALFLDNHLANPSITDRLPGSGVDLSRFSARPSDEDGKVRFLVVARMLYDKGIGHYVEAARKLKAEYGDSVECRLLGFVGVNNPTAVSKEEMQQWVDEGVVTYLGVSDNVEDEMAEVDCVVLPSFYREGVPKSLLEAGAMGKPIITTDNVGCRETVDHSVNGYLCEPKSTESLYAAMKEMIEVGHSKRLIMGQASREKMQSTFDEKIIINKYMDAVESALKA
- a CDS encoding glycosyltransferase is translated as MTLSSKKVLFLESYSAAVYGAQKSMLSLAHGLQHKMNMDVVISTSREGKLSKRCKELDLECHIYPIPSKAMRSRKDLSIIEKFYLPILVFFAWFKNVSLLQSMRESDSICVNDIRSFLYYLPFLYINKKKVIWYVRINDRIKFITGLAARLSYKILLISSDCKGSFTEQELSKYRGKFEVLHTGFEFHTTQNEISKTHSNNDTVFITVGSICRRKNTLAVIEAFNRIELKDKFLYVLGSPTSQEDEKYLEEVEAFVEKACITSQVCFISSTPFVDQYLAFSDYFLFASHKEGLPRVLIEALLNNCYVISSRVDGVTDIIKNDNLGLYTNSRAIEPNFKNEFDELIKKALVHEEKSDSRCFVKESFSYNAFLDGFYSFLK